The proteins below come from a single Rhodococcus sp. WMMA185 genomic window:
- a CDS encoding MFS transporter, giving the protein MAKKLGARRQAWRRVVYTLRRSPGLARLATVRFASQFGDGMFQAALGGAILFNPERETDPLAIAAGFAVLLLPYSVIGPYAGALLDRWDRRSVLLWANVLRGLLILVTAVLLGSGAGDTPLLLLALAAIGVSRFVLAGASAALPRVVHRSWLVATNSVLATTGSVITSLGAATSVAIIEVLGSDNRGTSIAVAASASGSMVGALAASRFHHRLLGPHADEKPAPGAVRAIAAGLRTGLMAVWHSPGVTTAMIGIGAHRIVFGINTLIMVLVLRDTTTVSPLPDGLAGFGVAVGATAAGMLLAAITTPFLVPRIGRSRTIIGGLILAIVVQLTFVAILTQVSLLGGAFLLGFAGQTIKLTGDAAMQIEIEDDRRGQVFALQDTVFNAAFVASIAAASLVVAPDGQSLPLVLAGGAIYGLGLVSVLFNSRRATV; this is encoded by the coding sequence ATGGCGAAAAAGCTCGGGGCTCGGCGTCAGGCATGGCGCCGCGTCGTCTACACACTGCGACGGTCACCCGGGCTGGCCCGTCTCGCGACCGTGCGCTTCGCCAGCCAATTCGGCGACGGGATGTTTCAAGCCGCGCTCGGTGGGGCGATCCTCTTCAACCCCGAGCGTGAGACCGATCCTCTGGCCATCGCCGCCGGCTTCGCAGTCCTGCTTCTCCCGTACTCGGTGATCGGACCGTACGCGGGCGCGCTCCTGGACCGCTGGGATCGACGGAGCGTGCTGCTGTGGGCGAATGTGCTGCGCGGACTGCTGATCCTGGTGACCGCCGTCCTACTGGGATCCGGGGCCGGCGACACTCCGCTCCTGCTGCTCGCCCTCGCCGCCATCGGAGTGAGCCGTTTCGTGCTGGCGGGTGCCTCGGCGGCGTTGCCCCGGGTGGTGCATCGGTCCTGGCTGGTCGCGACCAATTCGGTACTCGCCACTACCGGTTCCGTGATCACCTCGCTCGGGGCCGCGACCTCGGTGGCGATCATCGAGGTCCTGGGCTCGGACAACCGCGGTACGTCGATCGCCGTGGCGGCATCCGCCTCCGGATCCATGGTGGGGGCACTCGCGGCCTCCCGCTTCCACCATCGCCTCCTCGGCCCACACGCGGATGAGAAACCCGCACCTGGCGCCGTCCGCGCAATCGCCGCCGGCCTACGGACCGGATTGATGGCCGTGTGGCATTCGCCCGGTGTCACCACAGCCATGATCGGAATCGGCGCGCACCGTATCGTCTTCGGCATCAACACGTTGATCATGGTGCTGGTGCTGCGCGACACGACCACCGTCAGCCCGCTGCCCGATGGGCTGGCAGGTTTCGGTGTCGCCGTCGGAGCCACTGCGGCCGGCATGCTCCTGGCGGCGATAACCACTCCCTTCTTGGTTCCGCGTATCGGACGGTCCCGCACCATCATCGGAGGATTGATCCTCGCCATCGTGGTGCAATTGACTTTTGTCGCGATACTCACCCAGGTGTCGCTGCTCGGCGGTGCGTTCCTCCTCGGCTTCGCGGGGCAGACCATCAAGCTCACCGGGGACGCGGCGATGCAGATAGAGATCGAGGACGACCGGCGAGGACAGGTGTTCGCGCTCCAAGACACCGTCTTCAACGCGGCTTTCGTCGCGTCGATCGCAGCTGCTTCGCTCGTCGTCGCCCCGGACGGCCAATCGCTACCACTTGTGCTGGCCGGTGGCGCGATCTATGGCCTCGGGCTTGTCTCCGTCCTGTTCAATTCCAGGCGCGCGACAGTCTGA
- the putP gene encoding sodium/proline symporter PutP: protein MTASSTFEMLAIGLYFAAMIAIGYYAYRQTSDLDDYLLGGRRLRPSVAALSAGASDMSGFLLLGIPGAIFAAGLGEAWIVIGLVIGAYLNWLLVAPRLRAYTEIANNSITVPSFFENRFRTHSHLLRITAGAVILVFFTFYVSSGLVAGGVFFESVFGWSYTTGMLVVAGTTLSYTLFGGFLGATLTDVAQGLLMMAALIVVPIAAIIAVGGPSEVLNAIHAADAAHNLAAPGDELSHTSLWFGGSVTAIVSAVAWGLGYFGQPHIIVRFMGMRSPADAKAGRRIGMSWMLLSTLGAIATGFVGFAYFTSKGETLESAETVFLRLTEIMFHPFIAGIVVAAVLAAVMSTISSQLIVCSSALVEDIYHAFGTQASPKKLVNYGRLGVLMVATVAMLIALSPDGTILDLVGFAWAGFGAGFGPLIILSLFWRKLTSIGALAGMISGAVVVGIWGQIEELAARMYEIVPGFITGAAVAVLVSLATARHDEDIEREFSQMEEAIREPANGSAAAAGEG from the coding sequence ATGATTGCGATTGGTTACTACGCGTACCGGCAGACCAGCGACCTCGATGACTACCTGTTGGGTGGGCGGCGGCTTCGGCCCAGTGTGGCAGCGTTATCTGCGGGAGCATCTGACATGTCGGGGTTCTTGCTCCTCGGCATCCCAGGAGCCATCTTCGCCGCGGGCCTCGGGGAGGCATGGATCGTTATCGGTCTTGTCATCGGCGCATACCTCAACTGGCTCCTCGTCGCTCCACGCCTGCGGGCGTACACCGAGATCGCCAACAATTCGATTACCGTGCCCAGTTTTTTCGAGAACCGGTTTCGCACTCATTCCCATCTTCTGCGGATCACCGCTGGGGCGGTCATCCTGGTGTTCTTCACCTTTTACGTGTCATCCGGACTGGTCGCAGGTGGGGTGTTTTTCGAATCCGTGTTCGGCTGGTCCTACACCACGGGCATGCTGGTCGTTGCGGGAACCACCCTTTCCTACACCCTTTTTGGCGGATTCCTCGGCGCTACCCTCACCGATGTCGCGCAGGGACTACTGATGATGGCTGCACTCATCGTAGTTCCCATTGCCGCGATCATCGCCGTTGGCGGCCCGAGTGAAGTTCTCAATGCGATCCATGCCGCCGACGCAGCTCACAACCTCGCCGCTCCTGGCGACGAGTTGAGCCACACCTCACTGTGGTTCGGCGGCAGCGTGACAGCAATCGTGTCGGCCGTCGCCTGGGGGCTTGGCTACTTCGGTCAACCTCACATCATCGTGCGGTTCATGGGAATGCGCTCGCCGGCCGATGCAAAAGCCGGTCGGCGCATCGGCATGAGCTGGATGCTGCTCAGCACCCTCGGCGCAATCGCCACAGGATTCGTCGGTTTCGCCTACTTCACCAGCAAGGGCGAAACCCTCGAAAGCGCCGAAACAGTGTTTCTCCGGTTGACGGAGATCATGTTTCACCCATTCATCGCCGGAATCGTGGTCGCCGCTGTGCTCGCCGCCGTGATGTCGACAATATCGTCGCAGCTGATCGTCTGCTCGTCGGCCCTGGTCGAAGACATCTATCACGCTTTCGGCACACAGGCCAGCCCGAAGAAGCTCGTCAACTACGGCCGACTAGGAGTGCTGATGGTTGCGACAGTAGCGATGCTGATCGCGCTGTCCCCTGACGGGACGATCCTTGACCTTGTGGGCTTCGCTTGGGCGGGGTTCGGCGCCGGGTTCGGCCCGCTGATCATCTTGTCGTTGTTCTGGCGCAAACTCACATCCATCGGTGCGCTCGCCGGAATGATCAGCGGTGCCGTAGTAGTTGGCATCTGGGGTCAAATCGAGGAACTCGCAGCCAGGATGTATGAAATTGTTCCTGGCTTCATAACAGGCGCCGCCGTAGCCGTCCTGGTATCGCTGGCCACCGCGCGTCACGATGAAGACATCGAACGCGAGTTCTCCCAGATGGAAGAGGCAATTCGCGAACCCGCAAACGGCAGCGCCGCGGCTGCTGGTGAGGGCTGA
- a CDS encoding NAD-dependent epimerase/dehydratase family protein, with translation MSDIEIVTGAGPVGWTIASQLAQQGRRVRVLTRSGSGPDHPLIERRKVDINDAAALREALDGAVAVYHCVHAAYEAAAWERELPAAEQRVLEAAGVVGAVVVFPESLYSYDASEQPITEHTPRNATTGKRGVRTRLLQARAASTTPTVSVVASDFFGPHVMNAHAGERMVPAVLAGKTMRVLGCADQPHSFTYVPDLADAMITAAHDRALWNSVLHAPTAPAVTQRQLVEAFADAAGVPAPKVSGLPGWVFRAGGLIHRGTRELAEMLYQFEEPFVMDSAESEARLDLRPTPLARAAEDTVAWWQARVSAAG, from the coding sequence ATGTCGGATATCGAGATCGTCACCGGGGCAGGGCCCGTCGGTTGGACCATCGCTTCGCAACTCGCGCAGCAGGGGAGACGAGTACGTGTGCTCACCCGCTCCGGAAGCGGACCGGATCACCCCCTGATCGAGCGCCGGAAGGTGGATATCAACGATGCCGCGGCGCTTCGCGAGGCGCTCGACGGCGCCGTCGCGGTGTATCACTGCGTTCACGCCGCCTACGAAGCCGCGGCCTGGGAACGTGAACTCCCTGCGGCCGAGCAGAGAGTGCTCGAGGCCGCCGGCGTCGTTGGGGCCGTCGTGGTCTTTCCCGAAAGCCTCTACTCCTATGACGCCTCCGAACAGCCGATAACCGAGCACACCCCACGCAATGCCACCACCGGCAAGCGTGGCGTCCGTACACGGCTCCTACAGGCGCGCGCCGCATCGACAACCCCGACCGTGAGCGTGGTCGCCTCTGATTTCTTCGGGCCGCACGTGATGAATGCTCACGCCGGAGAACGCATGGTCCCCGCGGTCCTCGCCGGCAAGACGATGCGGGTGCTCGGCTGCGCCGATCAACCCCACTCGTTCACCTACGTTCCAGATCTCGCCGACGCCATGATCACCGCTGCACACGACCGGGCACTGTGGAACTCGGTGCTTCACGCGCCGACGGCCCCAGCCGTCACGCAACGACAGTTGGTGGAGGCTTTTGCCGACGCCGCCGGCGTCCCGGCACCGAAGGTGAGCGGGCTGCCGGGTTGGGTGTTCCGCGCCGGGGGTCTCATCCACCGCGGCACCCGGGAACTCGCGGAGATGCTGTACCAGTTCGAGGAACCCTTCGTCATGGACTCCGCCGAGAGCGAGGCCCGGCTCGATCTACGTCCGACGCCGCTGGCCCGGGCCGCCGAAGACACCGTCGCCTGGTGGCAGGCAAGGGTCAGCGCCGCCGGATAG
- a CDS encoding RecQ family ATP-dependent DNA helicase, whose translation MSTPNPNDRGLTDALDRADDLRRVAREDFGWESLKPGQLEAMTPILDGRDVVAAMPTGYGKSAVYQVTAALREGMTLVISPLIALEHDQVSGIESADDAPIALALNSTLGPRRTAEAWRIVEQAGAEYVFLAPEQLANETTLARLADVDISLIVVDEAHCISAWGHDFRPDYLRLGSVIERLGHPPVLALTATASPPVREEIVTQLRMRKPVVAVGGFDRPNIRLEVWRCTTAKDKRHTLLARVPEVAQEGTGLLYVSTRAATLQYARWIADAGLRTAAYHGGMRGADRTHVHDGFRENRFDVVVATSAFGLGIDKPDVRFVLHESVPDSLDDYYQQIGRAGRDGADALALLFYRPEDLALRTFFASSHPQYDAMRRIYRALPTEPISLRELRFRTGLRSRTVTNAVNLLARAGVIDDGDSGIASAGVADDDAVTAALRVATTDRRMDRSRVEMMRGYAETRGCRRRFLLEYFGEHPERPCGNCDRCDENSCAPIYLEHLPFPVDTRVTHRDWGAGVVIRAEADRITVLFDEHGYRTLSLDALAGTGLLQALP comes from the coding sequence ATGTCGACACCAAACCCCAATGACCGTGGCCTCACTGATGCACTCGACCGCGCTGACGACCTGCGTCGCGTCGCGCGGGAGGACTTTGGCTGGGAGTCGCTCAAACCTGGCCAGCTCGAGGCGATGACACCGATACTCGACGGCCGCGACGTGGTCGCCGCGATGCCCACCGGATACGGCAAGTCCGCGGTCTATCAGGTGACGGCGGCGCTGCGCGAGGGCATGACACTGGTGATCTCGCCGCTCATCGCGCTCGAGCACGATCAGGTGTCGGGCATCGAGTCGGCCGACGACGCTCCGATCGCGCTGGCACTCAACTCGACGCTGGGGCCGCGTCGGACTGCGGAGGCCTGGCGGATCGTCGAGCAGGCGGGCGCCGAGTACGTGTTTCTCGCCCCCGAGCAGCTCGCGAACGAGACGACCCTCGCGCGCCTCGCCGACGTCGACATCTCGCTGATCGTGGTCGACGAGGCACACTGCATCAGCGCATGGGGCCACGACTTCCGCCCCGACTACCTGCGACTCGGTTCGGTAATCGAGCGACTCGGCCATCCCCCGGTCCTGGCGTTGACTGCGACCGCGTCGCCACCCGTGCGGGAGGAGATCGTCACCCAACTCCGGATGCGTAAACCGGTCGTGGCGGTCGGCGGATTCGACCGACCTAACATTCGACTCGAGGTGTGGCGGTGTACCACCGCCAAGGACAAGAGGCACACCTTGCTTGCGCGGGTGCCGGAGGTCGCGCAGGAGGGCACCGGACTGCTCTACGTCTCGACCCGTGCCGCGACGCTGCAATACGCCCGCTGGATCGCCGACGCGGGGTTGCGCACCGCGGCGTATCACGGCGGGATGCGCGGGGCGGATCGCACCCACGTCCACGACGGGTTTCGGGAAAACCGGTTCGATGTCGTGGTGGCAACGTCGGCGTTCGGGCTCGGCATCGACAAGCCCGACGTGCGGTTCGTATTGCACGAGTCGGTACCGGATTCGCTCGACGACTACTACCAGCAGATCGGACGGGCCGGCCGCGACGGTGCCGACGCGCTCGCGTTGCTGTTCTACCGCCCGGAGGATCTGGCCCTGCGCACGTTCTTCGCCTCGAGTCACCCCCAGTACGACGCAATGCGCCGGATCTACCGTGCTCTACCAACCGAGCCGATATCACTGCGCGAGTTGCGGTTCCGCACAGGACTACGCTCTCGGACCGTGACCAACGCGGTCAATCTACTGGCCCGCGCCGGTGTCATCGATGACGGGGACTCCGGCATCGCTTCCGCGGGTGTCGCAGACGACGACGCGGTAACGGCGGCGCTGCGCGTCGCCACGACCGACCGGAGGATGGACCGCTCCCGTGTCGAGATGATGCGGGGCTACGCCGAAACCCGCGGGTGCCGTCGCCGGTTCCTGCTCGAGTACTTCGGCGAACACCCCGAGCGGCCGTGTGGGAATTGCGACCGCTGTGACGAAAACAGCTGTGCACCAATATATTTAGAGCATTTACCATTCCCTGTCGATACCCGAGTGACTCACCGGGACTGGGGTGCCGGCGTTGTGATCCGCGCCGAAGCTGACCGGATTACCGTCCTTTTCGACGAGCACGGCTATCGAACCCTGTCTCTGGATGCGCTCGCGGGTACGGGTCTGCTGCAAGCATTGCCCTGA